A single genomic interval of Nocardioides nitrophenolicus harbors:
- a CDS encoding cysteine hydrolase family protein: protein MPLSVKLDPRDVGLLVVDMQNGFCHPEGSRGQAFGADAVKSPQAIIPAVQRTIDLAHRLDIPVWFTQQVHYDDDVLRARRRIPSHLERRGVKLELCRRGTWDAELLDEMKAIKEDRDEVVVKHRSSAFFQTTLEVELRMKDVQVLVVTGTTTSFCVDSTIRDAYARDFDVVVPAECVADSDDAAHAATLASIERFHGVVTDLPGLTAALDG, encoded by the coding sequence ATGCCGCTTAGCGTGAAGCTCGACCCGCGGGACGTGGGCCTGCTCGTGGTCGACATGCAGAACGGCTTCTGTCACCCCGAGGGGTCGCGGGGCCAGGCGTTCGGCGCGGACGCCGTGAAGAGCCCGCAGGCGATCATCCCCGCCGTGCAGCGGACGATCGACCTGGCGCACCGGCTCGACATCCCCGTCTGGTTCACCCAGCAGGTCCACTACGACGACGACGTGCTCCGCGCGCGCCGCCGGATCCCGTCCCACCTGGAGCGCCGGGGGGTCAAGCTCGAGCTGTGCCGCCGCGGCACCTGGGACGCCGAGCTGCTCGACGAGATGAAGGCGATCAAGGAGGACCGCGACGAGGTCGTGGTCAAGCACCGCTCGAGCGCCTTCTTCCAGACCACGCTCGAGGTCGAGCTGCGGATGAAGGACGTGCAGGTGCTCGTGGTCACCGGTACGACCACCAGCTTCTGCGTGGACTCGACGATCCGCGACGCCTACGCCCGGGACTTCGACGTCGTCGTCCCGGCCGAGTGCGTCGCCGACTCCGACGACGCCGCTCATGCCGCGACCCTGGCGAGCATCGAGCGCTTCCACGGCGTCGTCACCGATCTGCCCGGGTTGACCGCCGCCCTCGATGGCTGA
- a CDS encoding aromatic ring-hydroxylating oxygenase subunit alpha, whose translation MPSEVSERVAEPMLVEDWERLTFRVNREAYRSPELFARERVDIWLRTWLYLGHETEIPEVNDFKVRTIAGRPLIFCRDADGEVRAWLNSCPHRGTVLCRETEGSQKRFQCFYHAWTFNNDGTVAAIPDNGAYEDIEALQSSMMLRSVPRLETHEGYVFISFNPDVPPLLEHLGDAADYMTMIEQQHASGVTTLPGVQLYSVRGNWKLAVENAMDGYHFSPTHNTFVGYLRESGFAVTDDDQYAYNLGNGHSLLVLTGHGGRISMVWEPRFGEAEKVRTEEHLAEMRERLGEKRAHYVADESHILFVFPNLLLFDIEGLSIRQLEPVAPGHTDVRAWQLVPREEHEESRALRMKTVVSFVGPGGLATPDDIEAYEAVQRGIEATRGAGELDYSDMSRGMRDEVKGVQGRSIDEGAMRGFWRHWERAVGGGLEVSGERPERFLEGRELA comes from the coding sequence ATGCCAAGCGAAGTGTCCGAGCGAGTGGCGGAGCCGATGCTCGTGGAGGACTGGGAGCGGCTGACCTTCCGCGTCAACCGGGAGGCCTACCGCTCGCCGGAGCTGTTCGCCCGCGAGCGGGTCGACATCTGGCTGCGGACCTGGCTCTACCTCGGACACGAGACCGAGATCCCCGAGGTCAACGACTTCAAGGTGCGCACCATCGCCGGCCGGCCGCTGATCTTCTGCCGCGACGCGGACGGGGAGGTGCGGGCCTGGCTGAACTCCTGCCCGCACCGCGGCACCGTGCTGTGTCGCGAGACCGAGGGCTCCCAGAAGCGCTTCCAGTGCTTCTACCACGCCTGGACGTTCAACAACGACGGCACCGTGGCGGCGATCCCCGACAACGGCGCCTACGAGGACATCGAGGCGCTGCAGAGCAGCATGATGCTGCGCTCGGTCCCGCGCCTGGAGACCCACGAGGGCTATGTCTTCATCTCGTTCAACCCCGACGTGCCGCCGCTGCTGGAGCATCTCGGCGACGCCGCCGACTACATGACGATGATCGAGCAGCAGCACGCGAGCGGAGTCACCACGCTGCCCGGCGTCCAGCTCTACAGCGTCCGCGGCAACTGGAAGCTCGCCGTCGAGAACGCCATGGACGGCTACCACTTCTCGCCGACCCACAACACCTTCGTCGGCTACCTGCGCGAGTCCGGCTTCGCGGTCACCGACGACGACCAGTACGCCTACAACCTCGGCAACGGGCACTCCCTGCTCGTGCTCACCGGCCACGGCGGACGGATCAGCATGGTGTGGGAGCCGCGCTTCGGCGAGGCCGAGAAGGTCCGCACCGAGGAGCACCTCGCCGAGATGCGCGAGCGGCTGGGCGAGAAGCGGGCGCACTACGTCGCCGACGAGAGCCACATCCTGTTCGTCTTCCCCAACCTGCTGCTCTTCGACATCGAGGGACTCTCGATCCGCCAGCTCGAGCCGGTCGCGCCGGGTCACACCGACGTCCGCGCCTGGCAGCTGGTGCCCCGCGAGGAGCACGAGGAGTCCCGAGCGCTGCGGATGAAGACCGTCGTCAGCTTCGTCGGTCCCGGCGGCCTGGCGACGCCCGACGACATCGAGGCCTACGAGGCCGTCCAGCGCGGCATCGAGGCGACCAGGGGCGCCGGCGAGCTCGACTACAGCGACATGTCGCGCGGGATGCGCGACGAGGTGAAGGGCGTCCAGGGCCGCTCCATCGACGAGGGCGCGATGCGGGGCTTCTGGCGACACTGGGAGCGGGCCGTCGGCGGCGGCCTGGAGGTGTCCGGCGAACGGCCGGAGCGCTTCCTCGAGGGAAGGGAGCTGGCATGA
- a CDS encoding Dabb family protein codes for MIRHTLMFRFADEVPEGTRRSILAELETFPERYPAMRHWSMGENLSSRDQTYTHAMSVEFPDEQELLAYLTSESHETFVREKWRPVIADQAIVAYEFAGPEADAGREGRVNQRPHGPFGMEYARIEVPDMQATIDFLEYHVGLQLEQRTDEYAYLRADIEHHAIELISAPERTDGWTTAIGFSVESAEVLEEIKQRAIAAGHEILALQKRQQELCDDGFALADPEGLLVELFIGFQEYAEPPHLEIRPLDLVHPFLATTKYEEMLDFYIKVLGFIPSDHIVGSATFLRCEDRYHHSLAIQKNDEHYVAHLCFAMKSLDHVMRMRARALYKGAPIASDIVNHSASTSIAFYLHDTRFGPRFELCDSHRVFTPEEHETHRARKMPADPRNIDVWRPASDDWGRF; via the coding sequence ATGATCCGACACACCCTGATGTTCCGGTTCGCCGACGAGGTCCCCGAGGGGACCCGTCGCTCGATCCTCGCCGAGCTGGAGACCTTCCCCGAGCGCTATCCGGCGATGCGCCACTGGTCGATGGGCGAGAACCTGAGCAGCCGCGACCAGACCTACACCCACGCGATGTCGGTCGAGTTCCCCGACGAGCAGGAGCTGCTCGCCTACCTCACCAGTGAGTCGCACGAGACCTTCGTGCGCGAGAAGTGGCGGCCGGTGATCGCCGACCAGGCGATCGTCGCCTACGAGTTCGCGGGGCCGGAGGCCGACGCGGGAAGGGAGGGACGCGTGAACCAGCGTCCGCACGGTCCGTTCGGCATGGAGTACGCCCGGATCGAGGTGCCCGACATGCAGGCCACCATCGACTTCCTGGAGTACCACGTGGGTCTCCAGCTGGAGCAGCGCACCGACGAGTACGCCTACCTCCGGGCCGACATCGAGCACCACGCGATCGAGCTGATCAGCGCCCCCGAGCGCACCGACGGCTGGACCACCGCGATCGGCTTCAGCGTCGAGAGCGCGGAGGTGCTCGAGGAGATCAAGCAGCGCGCGATCGCGGCGGGCCACGAGATCCTCGCCCTGCAGAAGCGCCAGCAGGAGCTGTGCGACGACGGCTTCGCCCTCGCCGACCCGGAGGGTCTCCTCGTCGAGCTGTTCATCGGCTTCCAGGAGTACGCCGAGCCGCCGCACCTCGAGATCCGCCCGCTCGACCTGGTCCACCCCTTCCTCGCGACCACCAAGTACGAGGAGATGCTGGACTTCTACATCAAGGTGCTGGGCTTCATCCCGTCCGACCACATCGTCGGCTCGGCGACCTTCCTGCGCTGCGAGGACCGCTACCACCACAGCCTGGCGATCCAGAAGAACGACGAGCACTACGTCGCCCACCTCTGCTTCGCGATGAAGAGCCTCGACCACGTCATGCGGATGCGCGCCCGCGCGCTCTACAAGGGCGCGCCGATCGCCTCCGACATCGTCAACCACTCGGCGTCGACGTCCATCGCGTTCTACCTGCACGACACGAGGTTCGGGCCGCGCTTCGAGCTGTGCGACAGCCACCGGGTCTTCACGCCCGAGGAGCACGAGACGCACCGCGCCCGCAAGATGCCCGCCGACCCGCGCAACATCGACGTCTGGCGGCCGGCATCCGACGACTGGGGCCGTTTCTGA
- a CDS encoding molybdopterin cofactor-binding domain-containing protein, translating into MIGRSTRPLDWAEKTSGTARYAADRPPEGTLVARVLRSPLPHADIKRLDVSAALRVPGVHAVVTAADFPAGRLYEHSGGPYSDRPPLAVDRVLYVGHEVAAVAAETAEAADEAIRAIKVRYRRRKAVLTVPDALAPGAPLLHDRADGPNVAVATAEHWGDVDLAEANAAFTASGTFHYPRVTHVCMEPNTTIAWWHDERLELWTSSQAPHFVVHELAGLFGLELDQVVCRDVAVGGGFGSKSKISEHEALAAALSMKCGRPVLLELTRAEEFSFTKPRHAFTTELTAAADADGRLCFLDARIDVDNGAYNHYGPSVMRAGIKQLGSMYRPDAVRWDARLVDTNLVPGGQFRGYGQPQTAIGLETLMDELAEQCGQDPIDFRIANSGLPDTIQLSGSRVGSNRLRECLAEVRDRIGWDAKRGPDRRPYRGVGVSSGMHASGSYAYPGGNTSAAGIEVRGTGEVVVRFGGADAGTGQRTILGQIAADVLGVPMDRVGVIMADWDETPPDMGAWSSRGTHMGGHAVRQSAEAMAARLCELGAAKLGTDQVTLRDGQVVSATDGIPIESLVDGSLRIDTEYVEPRMQPYWTGIERPNISATYAYAAHAVEVEVDPDTGVISVLGYAAVHDIGRAINPALVEGQIIGGAVQGLGAALGEKLHYEGGRLVNGGYVHYPLPRATTVPSIDVGLVEGPEPAGPFDAKSVGEIALIPAAPALLNAVYDATGIRFRELPLTPDVVLSALRERQGRPARRHHLARRPGRWQIGLFRALYPYGIHLLLDRWGTRFARRRNPRPVERVALPETVAEAVAELAAPDATAIGGGTDVLVQRDQGLLFPTVLVGTRGVAAMREITQAPGGDWRIGAAVTLTELATWAEGRVPMIASAVGTIASAQIREVATVAGNLGQEKRCWFFRNGFDCYQRGGVSCPCYAVDGDHRLHHAAIGAHRCQAVTPSDLATVFDALSATVVVTGPSGSREVSIPRLYAGPGELDLAPGELVEAVLLPASALTGRGVFVKVQQWDGDFALVSLAACAQPGADGRWTTARYVFGGLAPKPWQPPRLGRALAGTLPTPDAVAAVLDQDLSWEAHPLPGNRWKLDAAVGLARQATKRLLDEEEFDD; encoded by the coding sequence ATGATCGGCCGGTCGACCCGCCCGCTCGACTGGGCCGAGAAGACCTCCGGGACCGCGCGGTACGCCGCCGACCGGCCACCCGAGGGCACCCTGGTCGCGCGCGTCCTCCGCTCCCCGCTGCCGCACGCGGACATCAAGCGTCTCGACGTCTCCGCGGCGCTGCGCGTGCCCGGCGTCCACGCCGTCGTCACCGCCGCCGACTTCCCCGCCGGCCGGCTCTACGAGCACAGCGGCGGCCCCTACTCCGACCGGCCACCGCTGGCCGTCGACCGGGTCCTGTACGTCGGCCACGAGGTCGCCGCCGTCGCCGCCGAGACCGCGGAGGCGGCGGACGAGGCGATCCGCGCCATCAAGGTCCGCTATCGCCGGCGCAAGGCCGTGCTCACCGTCCCCGATGCGCTCGCCCCCGGCGCGCCGCTGCTCCACGACCGCGCCGACGGGCCCAATGTCGCGGTCGCGACCGCCGAGCACTGGGGTGACGTCGACCTCGCCGAGGCGAACGCGGCGTTCACCGCGAGCGGCACCTTCCACTACCCGCGCGTCACCCATGTCTGCATGGAGCCCAACACCACCATCGCCTGGTGGCACGACGAGCGCCTGGAGCTGTGGACCTCCAGCCAGGCCCCGCACTTCGTCGTCCACGAGCTGGCCGGGCTGTTCGGGCTCGAGCTCGACCAGGTCGTGTGCCGCGACGTCGCCGTGGGCGGGGGATTCGGCTCCAAGTCGAAGATCTCCGAGCACGAGGCGCTCGCCGCCGCGCTGTCGATGAAGTGCGGTCGGCCGGTGCTGCTCGAGCTGACCCGCGCCGAGGAGTTCTCGTTCACCAAGCCGCGTCACGCCTTCACCACCGAGCTCACCGCGGCCGCCGACGCCGACGGGCGGCTGTGCTTCCTCGACGCACGGATCGACGTCGACAACGGCGCCTACAACCACTACGGCCCGTCGGTGATGCGGGCCGGCATCAAGCAGCTCGGCTCGATGTACCGCCCCGACGCGGTCCGCTGGGACGCCCGCCTGGTCGACACCAACCTCGTGCCCGGCGGCCAGTTCCGCGGCTACGGCCAGCCGCAGACCGCGATCGGGCTCGAGACACTGATGGACGAGCTCGCCGAGCAGTGCGGCCAGGACCCGATCGACTTCCGGATCGCCAACTCCGGTCTGCCCGACACCATCCAGCTCTCCGGCTCGCGGGTCGGCTCCAACCGGCTGCGCGAGTGCCTCGCCGAGGTCCGCGACCGGATCGGCTGGGACGCCAAGCGCGGCCCGGACCGCCGTCCCTACCGGGGCGTGGGCGTCTCGTCGGGCATGCACGCCAGCGGCTCCTACGCCTATCCCGGCGGCAACACCAGCGCCGCGGGCATCGAGGTGCGCGGCACCGGCGAGGTCGTGGTCCGCTTCGGCGGCGCGGACGCCGGCACCGGCCAGCGCACCATCCTGGGGCAGATCGCGGCCGACGTGCTCGGCGTACCGATGGACCGGGTCGGCGTGATCATGGCCGACTGGGACGAGACCCCGCCCGACATGGGCGCCTGGTCCTCGCGCGGCACGCACATGGGCGGGCATGCCGTCCGCCAGAGCGCGGAGGCGATGGCCGCGCGGCTGTGCGAGCTCGGCGCGGCCAAGCTCGGGACCGACCAGGTGACGCTGCGCGACGGGCAGGTCGTCTCGGCCACCGACGGCATCCCGATCGAGAGCCTGGTCGACGGCTCGCTGCGGATCGACACCGAGTACGTCGAGCCGAGGATGCAGCCCTACTGGACCGGGATCGAGCGCCCCAACATCTCGGCGACCTATGCCTACGCCGCGCACGCGGTCGAGGTCGAGGTCGACCCGGACACCGGCGTGATCAGCGTGCTCGGCTATGCCGCCGTCCACGACATCGGCCGGGCGATCAACCCCGCGCTGGTCGAGGGCCAGATCATCGGCGGCGCGGTGCAGGGCCTGGGTGCCGCGCTGGGGGAGAAGCTCCACTACGAGGGCGGCCGGCTGGTCAACGGCGGCTACGTCCACTATCCGCTGCCGCGAGCAACGACGGTCCCCTCGATCGACGTCGGGCTGGTCGAGGGCCCGGAGCCGGCGGGGCCGTTCGATGCGAAGAGCGTCGGTGAGATCGCGCTGATCCCCGCGGCGCCGGCCCTGCTCAACGCGGTGTACGACGCGACCGGCATCCGGTTCCGGGAGCTGCCGCTGACGCCCGACGTCGTGCTGTCGGCACTGCGTGAGCGCCAGGGCCGGCCAGCGCGGAGGCACCACCTGGCCCGGCGGCCGGGCCGCTGGCAGATCGGGCTGTTCCGCGCCCTCTACCCCTACGGCATCCACCTGCTGCTGGACCGCTGGGGGACTCGCTTCGCGCGTCGTCGTAACCCGCGGCCGGTGGAGCGGGTCGCCCTCCCGGAGACGGTCGCGGAGGCCGTGGCCGAGCTGGCCGCGCCCGACGCGACGGCGATCGGCGGCGGTACCGACGTGCTGGTGCAGCGCGACCAGGGACTGCTGTTCCCGACCGTTCTGGTCGGGACCCGCGGCGTGGCCGCGATGCGCGAGATCACGCAGGCCCCTGGTGGAGACTGGCGGATCGGCGCCGCGGTGACGCTGACCGAGCTCGCCACGTGGGCCGAGGGCCGGGTGCCGATGATCGCCTCCGCGGTCGGGACGATCGCGTCCGCGCAGATCCGCGAGGTCGCCACGGTCGCCGGGAACCTCGGCCAGGAGAAGCGCTGCTGGTTCTTCCGCAACGGCTTCGACTGCTACCAGCGCGGTGGGGTGAGCTGTCCCTGCTACGCCGTCGACGGCGACCACCGGCTGCACCACGCCGCCATCGGCGCCCACCGCTGTCAGGCGGTCACGCCCTCCGACCTGGCGACCGTCTTCGACGCGCTGTCGGCGACGGTCGTGGTCACCGGGCCGTCGGGCAGCCGCGAGGTCTCGATCCCCCGTCTCTACGCGGGTCCTGGGGAGCTGGACCTGGCGCCTGGCGAGCTGGTGGAGGCGGTGCTGCTGCCGGCGTCCGCGCTCACCGGACGGGGTGTCTTCGTCAAGGTGCAGCAGTGGGACGGCGACTTCGCGCTCGTCTCGCTGGCCGCGTGCGCGCAACCCGGGGCCGACGGCCGCTGGACGACCGCGCGCTATGTCTTCGGCGGTCTCGCCCCCAAGCCCTGGCAGCCGCCGCGGCTCGGGCGGGCGCTCGCCGGCACCCTGCCGACGCCCGACGCGGTGGCCGCCGTGCTCGACCAGGACCTCTCCTGGGAGGCCCATCCACTGCCCGGGAACCGATGGAAGCTCGACGCTGCTGTCGGCCTGGCCCGACAGGCGACCAAGCGGTTGCTCGATGAGGAGGAGTTCGATGACTGA
- the fdxA gene encoding ferredoxin, translated as MPYVITASCLDVMDRSCVEECPVDCIYEGDRMLYIQPDECVECGRCEPVCPQISIYHHEDLPEDRKDYERINAEFFTDLGSPGGARKVGRTGADHPDVA; from the coding sequence GTGCCCTACGTGATCACCGCTTCCTGTCTCGACGTGATGGACCGGTCGTGCGTGGAGGAGTGTCCCGTCGACTGCATCTACGAGGGCGACCGGATGCTCTACATCCAGCCCGACGAGTGCGTGGAGTGCGGGCGCTGCGAGCCGGTCTGCCCCCAGATCTCGATCTACCACCACGAGGACCTGCCCGAGGACCGCAAGGACTACGAGCGGATCAACGCGGAGTTCTTCACCGACCTCGGCTCGCCCGGCGGCGCCCGCAAGGTGGGTCGCACCGGCGCCGACCACCCCGACGTCGCATGA
- a CDS encoding M20/M25/M40 family metallo-hydrolase — MLDATPAPRGRERRAAQALAAWCAEQWPAIEWTVQPYGADGANLVARCGPGPLLYSHLDTSLDDPVGVLEVGDGVAEGFGLGVARAPAAAALAAFAQARHGTLLLAGSGTHRRGGRAEGVRAFLADLPALPPAAIVAKGGPPGLLWEEPGAAYVEVRVSGRPGAALAPESATPTGGIGRHAGLVLDAIAVWRERYLASRAPVGQVGPQVGVGAVRAGMPDKPDLLPADLLVDLYVVTVPGERDTRLGTELTACLHALLADGPLAGCRTAVDVEWLHDAQATPERAPVVRAARHAWEDVFGTPPAPVARWTGSTDGVVLREHGIPTVRVGPQSVRSASDPRRDVVDLADLAHFQRLYEALLEPGHRH, encoded by the coding sequence GTGCTCGACGCGACGCCTGCGCCGCGCGGCCGGGAGCGCCGCGCCGCGCAGGCGCTCGCCGCGTGGTGTGCGGAGCAGTGGCCCGCGATCGAGTGGACCGTGCAGCCGTACGGCGCCGACGGCGCCAACCTGGTCGCCCGCTGCGGCCCGGGGCCGTTGCTCTACTCCCACCTCGACACCTCGCTCGACGATCCGGTCGGCGTGCTCGAGGTGGGCGACGGCGTCGCCGAGGGCTTCGGCCTCGGTGTCGCCCGGGCGCCGGCCGCGGCCGCCCTGGCCGCCTTCGCGCAGGCTCGCCACGGCACCCTGCTGCTCGCGGGCAGCGGCACCCATCGCCGAGGAGGCCGCGCCGAGGGCGTGCGCGCCTTCCTGGCCGACCTGCCGGCGCTGCCGCCCGCCGCGATCGTGGCCAAGGGCGGCCCGCCCGGCCTGCTCTGGGAGGAGCCCGGCGCGGCGTACGTCGAGGTGCGGGTCTCCGGCCGCCCCGGCGCCGCCCTCGCACCCGAGTCCGCGACGCCCACCGGCGGCATCGGGCGCCATGCCGGGCTGGTGCTCGACGCGATCGCCGTGTGGCGCGAGCGCTATCTCGCGAGCCGCGCGCCCGTGGGCCAGGTCGGTCCCCAGGTCGGGGTCGGCGCGGTGCGGGCCGGGATGCCCGACAAGCCGGACCTGCTGCCGGCCGACCTGCTCGTCGACCTGTACGTCGTGACCGTGCCCGGGGAGCGCGACACCCGGCTCGGCACCGAGCTGACCGCCTGCCTGCACGCCCTGCTCGCCGACGGCCCGCTCGCCGGCTGCCGGACCGCGGTGGACGTGGAGTGGCTGCACGACGCCCAGGCGACGCCCGAGCGGGCACCCGTCGTACGCGCGGCGCGGCACGCGTGGGAGGACGTCTTCGGTACCCCGCCCGCGCCGGTCGCGCGGTGGACCGGCTCGACCGACGGGGTGGTCCTGCGCGAGCACGGGATTCCGACGGTGCGGGTGGGGCCGCAGAGCGTACGATCGGCATCCGATCCGCGTCGCGATGTCGTCGACCTCGCCGACCTGGCGCACTTCCAGCGGCTCTACGAGGCGCTGCTCGAGCCCGGCCACCGGCACTGA
- a CDS encoding dihydroorotase, translating to MRVDTIVANGRIVSPSGVIDAAIAVKDGRIVALADESVLPEADERIDAQGRYVLPGIVDPHVHLGGGRPLSEIFASETACAAVGGVTTVLQYRRSPSTFLDTFPAELETAKTRMLVDTQFHFIISTMEQVEEIPRYAEEFGVTSFKFYMGGYEPGNPIGLVSVNDAVLYAAMEKIRDLGPYGWCMVHCEDDSLVCHLTAKVKESGGDDLAAYSASRPDFVEEQDLLRAIWLADLQECPLYVPHTTVGMAVDAAAESRRKGRVVVLETCPHYLALTADDQRLAGSGVGKVAPALRNSEHQAELWRGLREGWISTIGSDHVPIPKSGKGIWEEAPGFAGLATMLPVVLTEGVLKGRIAIEKVAETMAYNPARLFGLAPTKGAIQVGADADLVIVDLETEKVVGPDVTQSEFVSAFEGVPLRGWPTLTMRRGDVIYRDGEVLAQPGSGQVVAKPEPDKDKERNWHAA from the coding sequence ATGCGCGTGGACACCATCGTCGCGAACGGGCGGATCGTCAGCCCCAGCGGCGTCATCGACGCGGCGATCGCCGTCAAGGACGGTCGCATCGTCGCCCTAGCCGACGAGAGCGTGCTCCCGGAGGCCGACGAGCGGATCGACGCCCAGGGCAGGTACGTGCTGCCGGGCATCGTCGACCCGCACGTCCACCTCGGCGGCGGCCGGCCGCTGTCGGAGATCTTCGCGTCCGAGACGGCGTGCGCCGCGGTGGGCGGGGTGACGACGGTGCTGCAGTACCGCCGCTCGCCGTCGACCTTCCTCGACACCTTCCCGGCCGAGCTCGAGACCGCGAAGACGCGCATGCTGGTGGACACCCAGTTCCACTTCATCATCTCGACGATGGAGCAGGTGGAGGAGATCCCCCGGTACGCCGAGGAGTTCGGCGTGACGAGCTTCAAGTTCTACATGGGCGGCTACGAGCCCGGGAACCCGATCGGCCTGGTGTCGGTCAACGACGCCGTGCTCTACGCCGCGATGGAGAAGATCCGCGACCTCGGCCCCTACGGCTGGTGCATGGTCCACTGCGAGGACGACTCCCTGGTCTGCCACCTGACCGCCAAGGTGAAGGAGTCCGGCGGCGACGACCTGGCGGCCTACAGCGCGTCGCGGCCCGACTTCGTCGAGGAGCAGGACCTGCTGCGCGCGATCTGGCTCGCCGACCTGCAGGAGTGCCCGCTCTACGTGCCGCACACGACGGTCGGCATGGCCGTCGACGCGGCGGCCGAGTCGCGGCGCAAGGGCCGAGTCGTCGTCCTGGAGACCTGCCCCCACTACCTCGCGCTCACCGCCGACGACCAGCGCCTGGCCGGCTCCGGCGTCGGCAAGGTCGCGCCGGCACTGCGCAACAGCGAGCACCAGGCCGAGCTGTGGCGGGGCCTGCGCGAGGGCTGGATCTCGACCATCGGCTCCGACCACGTCCCGATCCCCAAGTCCGGCAAGGGCATCTGGGAGGAGGCGCCCGGCTTCGCGGGCCTCGCCACGATGCTGCCCGTCGTCCTCACCGAGGGCGTGCTCAAGGGCCGGATCGCGATCGAGAAGGTCGCCGAGACGATGGCCTACAACCCCGCCCGGCTGTTCGGCCTGGCGCCGACCAAGGGCGCGATCCAGGTCGGCGCCGACGCCGACCTGGTGATCGTCGACCTGGAGACCGAGAAGGTCGTCGGTCCCGACGTCACGCAGAGCGAGTTCGTCAGCGCCTTCGAGGGCGTGCCGCTGCGCGGCTGGCCGACGCTGACCATGCGCCGCGGCGACGTGATCTACCGCGACGGCGAGGTGCTGGCGCAGCCGGGCAGCGGCCAGGTGGTCGCGAAGCCCGAACCCGACAAGGACAAGGAGAGGAACTGGCATGCCGCTTAG
- a CDS encoding aromatic-ring-hydroxylating dioxygenase subunit beta: MTQADVRGAIEVAGRVVTRGEVEDFLYAEADILDAWDYDAWFELFEEGARYEIPTTDYRGWSLHAGGSFVDDDYDLIKARVKRLKSRKAHAENPHSRTHRLVSNVRLFAGEEEGTLRIRASFVVHRARDGQFDQYVGWYEHVVVPTEAGLRYRLRRSILGHESLPVGARLSFIL, translated from the coding sequence ATGACGCAGGCCGACGTGCGCGGCGCGATCGAGGTGGCGGGACGGGTGGTCACCCGCGGCGAGGTCGAGGACTTCCTCTACGCCGAGGCCGACATCCTGGACGCCTGGGACTACGACGCGTGGTTCGAGCTGTTCGAGGAGGGCGCGCGCTACGAGATCCCGACCACCGACTACCGGGGCTGGTCGCTCCACGCCGGCGGCTCCTTCGTCGACGACGACTACGACCTGATCAAGGCCCGGGTCAAGCGGCTCAAGTCGCGCAAGGCCCACGCCGAGAACCCGCACTCCCGCACCCACCGCCTGGTCTCCAACGTCCGGTTGTTCGCCGGCGAGGAGGAGGGCACGCTGCGGATCCGTGCGTCCTTCGTGGTCCACCGGGCGCGCGACGGCCAGTTCGACCAGTACGTCGGCTGGTACGAGCACGTCGTCGTCCCCACCGAGGCGGGGCTCAGGTACCGCCTGCGCCGGTCGATCCTCGGTCACGAGTCGCTGCCGGTCGGTGCTCGGCTGAGCTTCATCCTCTGA
- a CDS encoding (2Fe-2S)-binding protein, producing MADLGAGLRVDGDVVPAGAPGASLLEVLRGAGNFSAKQACGRGECGACTVLVGDRAVMSCTTPAALVTDEVTTAAGLGDEAADLRAAFADHAAFQCGFCTPGQVVRAEAVLRESVDRDRADIVRAMSGNVCRCTGYRQIVDAVCAVAESRRDAR from the coding sequence ATGGCTGACCTCGGCGCCGGGCTCCGGGTCGACGGCGACGTCGTCCCGGCCGGCGCCCCGGGCGCTTCCCTGCTGGAGGTCCTGCGCGGTGCGGGGAACTTCTCGGCGAAGCAGGCGTGCGGTCGCGGTGAGTGCGGCGCCTGCACCGTGCTGGTCGGCGACCGCGCCGTGATGTCCTGCACCACGCCGGCCGCGCTGGTGACCGACGAGGTGACCACCGCGGCCGGTCTCGGCGACGAGGCTGCCGACCTGCGCGCCGCGTTCGCGGACCATGCCGCCTTCCAGTGCGGCTTCTGCACACCCGGTCAGGTGGTCCGAGCCGAGGCGGTGCTCCGTGAGTCCGTCGACCGCGACCGCGCCGACATCGTGCGCGCGATGTCGGGCAATGTCTGCCGCTGCACGGGATATCGCCAGATCGTCGACGCGGTCTGCGCCGTCGCCGAGAGCCGGCGGGACGCCCGATGA